The Arachis hypogaea cultivar Tifrunner chromosome 14, arahy.Tifrunner.gnm2.J5K5, whole genome shotgun sequence genome has a segment encoding these proteins:
- the LOC112798187 gene encoding uncharacterized protein: MASNINHQVATYYRYNYLHSVRHHRDEFRLDQPAELVLDSRDNYQGWRQAMNLELESRKMLWFVHGTDKEVMMNEPKIYREWEDRKEHVLSWILDSISEKIKIIIAEDSSNNEVGLWKALMKFFSHHDHQSIISDIKEEIKSLRQERRTLMEYKIKFDALWMEYDMLDVNNDKSKREQERAKRFLEGLNATFDKTRSLIKKQTPFPSLENFFDLVAREDHDEALIFSVHIQDQPVKVHTGIDEKQPILLSDIHVHELKPTPAGAPYRCDGCKERGCGRSYRCEEKNCSKGYVLHEECANAVLHRQDKKSHPFFEGQEFEFRDKVHGKPRVCNACRMDVRGFVYHSEARKKDTGLDLHPCCLNLSREISYEDSGATKTLTLKRDVPENCVQCKRKKVGDDIKVKGWSYSTSDGDYCYHVSCFKELFLESLSNYFPEKKMQTNTVENNKKVAKVRGPSTSKDNIFKIATLVLKIIFSALFGDPVSFVLALVEGTVTAAFNN; encoded by the exons ATGGCTTCAAATATTAACCATCAAGTAGCTACCTATTACCGTTACAATTACCTTCACTCTGTGCGTCATCATCGTGATGAATTCAGGTTAGATCAACCTGCTGAATTGGTTCTGGATTCACGCGACAATTACCAAGGGTGGCGCCAAGCGATGAACTTGGAGCTCGAAAGTAGAAAGATGCTGTGGTTTGTGCATGGCACCGATAAAGAGGTGATGATGAACGAACCAAAAATCTATAGAGAATGGGAGGATCGCAAAGAGCATGTTCTGTCATGGATCCTCGATTCCATCTCGGAgaagataaaaattattattgcgGAAGATTCGTCCAATAATGAAGTTGGCCTGTGGAAAGCTTTGATGAAATTTTTCTCCCACCATGATCATCAGTCCATAATCTCAGATATTAAGGAAGAAATCAAATCCCTCAGACAAGAAAGACGAACTCTGATGGAATATAAGATCAAGTTCGATGCGCTTTGGATGGAATATGACATGCTCGATGTGAACAATGACAAGAGCAAGAGGGAGCAAGAAAGAGCCAAGAGGTTCCTTGAGGGTTTGAATGCCACCTTCGATAAAACAAGATCACTGATAAAGAAACAGACACCTTTTCCATCGCTTGAGAATTTCTTTGATTTGGTAGCTCGAGAAGATCATGATGAAGCATTGATATTCAGCGTGCATATCCAAGATCAACCCGTCAAAG TGCACACCGGAATTGATGAGAAGCAGCCGATTCTTCTTTCCGATATCCATGTACACGAGTTAAAGCCAACGCCAGCCGGAGCACCATATCGCTGCGATGGATGTAAAGAACGAGGGTGTGGACGCAGTTACCGTTGTGAAGAAAAAAATTGCAGTAAAGGTTATGTCCTACATGAAGAATGTGCAAACGCTGTTCTTCATCGTCAAGACAAGAAAAGTCATCCATTTTTCGAAGGACAAGAATTCGAGTTCCGAGATAAAGTCCATGGGAAGCCTAGGGTTTGTAATGCTTGTAGAATGGACGTGCGAGGCTTTGTGTATCATAGCGAAGCTAGAAAAAAGGACACAGGCTTGGATTTGCATCCATGTTGTTTGAACCTAAGTCGCGAGATTTCTTATGAAGATTCAGGTGCAACAAAGACACTCACATTGAAACGAGATGTTCCGGAAAACTGTGTTCAATGTAAGCGTAAAAAAGTTGGGGATGATATCAAAGTTAAAGGGTGGTCATATTCAACTTCCGATGGAGATTATTGCTATCATGTTTCTTGTTTTAAGGAACTGTTTCTTGAGAGTTTGAGTAATTATTTCCCGGAAAAGAAAATGCAGACCAATACTGTTGAGAATAATAAGAAAGTTGCCAAAGTTAGAGGACCATCAACTTCCAAAGATAATATTTTCAAGATAGCAACATTGGTACTCAAGATAATATTTTCAGCTCTTTTTGgagatcctgtttcttttgttCTTGCTCTAGTGGAAGGCACAGTTACCGCCGCTTTTAATAATTAA